From a single Candidatus Defluviilinea gracilis genomic region:
- a CDS encoding alkaline phosphatase family protein, translating into MNRKNLFPVLLFLLLLACQMPNVAGLPFSPTSTPTATLTPTLTATPTLTATPTETSTPTITPTPVPLARRVLILSIDGLRPDLISLAPMRNVQTLMQMGAYTLSAQTVYPSVTLVSHSSMLTGLCPSKHGVDWNDYIPEKGIAQGADLFDIAHAAGFQTVMHAGKEKLQQVTDASSLDIFTYVNDRDLVVAKRLIADFPENFGVLFVHFPLVDGMGHAYGWLSSQQISVAFRADEALGLILAELDAKGLRGETLIIVTADHGGHDTTHGYSLPEDMTIPWIASGAGIQPKPLTTRVHTMDTAATAAFALGLPIPAEWDGVPVYEAFGLPVVKESTQCK; encoded by the coding sequence ATGAATCGCAAAAACCTTTTTCCCGTTTTGCTTTTTCTCCTTCTGCTTGCCTGCCAGATGCCGAATGTTGCGGGCTTGCCTTTTTCTCCAACGTCCACACCCACCGCGACCCTCACGCCAACGCTGACCGCGACTCCCACCCTCACTGCAACCCCAACAGAGACCTCCACGCCGACGATCACGCCCACGCCTGTGCCTCTCGCCCGCCGCGTGTTGATCTTATCCATTGACGGACTGCGCCCTGACCTGATCTCACTCGCGCCGATGCGGAATGTGCAAACATTGATGCAGATGGGCGCGTATACCTTATCCGCGCAAACCGTGTACCCAAGCGTGACGCTGGTCTCCCATTCATCCATGTTGACCGGTTTATGTCCATCCAAACACGGCGTAGACTGGAACGACTATATCCCCGAAAAAGGAATTGCGCAGGGCGCCGACTTATTCGACATCGCGCATGCGGCAGGCTTTCAAACTGTGATGCACGCGGGCAAGGAAAAATTACAACAAGTGACCGACGCTTCAAGCCTTGACATCTTCACCTACGTCAATGACCGCGACCTGGTCGTTGCAAAACGGTTGATTGCCGACTTCCCTGAAAATTTTGGCGTGCTGTTCGTTCACTTCCCGCTGGTGGATGGCATGGGGCACGCATACGGCTGGCTTTCGTCTCAACAGATCAGCGTCGCTTTCCGCGCGGACGAGGCATTAGGGTTGATTCTTGCCGAATTAGACGCGAAAGGCTTGCGCGGCGAAACGCTGATCATCGTCACCGCCGATCATGGCGGGCATGATACAACGCACGGCTACTCGCTTCCCGAAGATATGACCATCCCGTGGATCGCGTCGGGGGCGGGTATCCAGCCCAAACCGTTGACGACGCGCGTTCACACGATGGATACTGCCGCCACAGCCGCGTTCGCCCTCGGGTTGCCGATTCCCGCCGAATGGGATGGAGTTCCCGTGTATGAAGCGTTCGGCTTGCCCGTCGTCAAAGAATCGACACAGTGCAAGTGA
- a CDS encoding SDR family oxidoreductase, with protein sequence MRFENKTVLITGGNRGIGLAAARLFAGQGARVMLMARDQAKGEEEARRIPKAKFIKGDVSNAEDCQRVIEEVVHAQGGLDALINCAGIIFRNRTVEQTSEEEWDATFDVNVKGAFLMCKHAMPILRERKGCVVNVASYVGLVGFANTAAYAASKAALVNLTRTLALDHAREGVRVNAVCPGSVDTDMIHDAWKKFGDVEEAKRVWAEKHPLGRIARADEVANAILFLASDEASFITGVALPVDGGITAA encoded by the coding sequence ATGCGCTTTGAAAATAAAACGGTTTTGATCACGGGCGGCAATCGCGGCATCGGTCTTGCGGCGGCGCGTTTGTTCGCGGGGCAGGGGGCGCGAGTCATGTTGATGGCGCGCGACCAGGCGAAAGGGGAGGAAGAAGCGAGGCGCATCCCGAAGGCGAAATTCATCAAAGGCGATGTATCCAATGCCGAAGATTGTCAGCGCGTTATTGAGGAAGTTGTTCACGCTCAAGGCGGGCTGGATGCGCTGATCAATTGCGCGGGAATTATTTTTCGCAATCGAACCGTTGAACAAACGAGCGAAGAGGAATGGGACGCGACGTTCGATGTGAATGTGAAGGGCGCGTTTCTGATGTGCAAACATGCGATGCCGATTCTGCGCGAGCGGAAGGGATGTGTGGTCAACGTCGCTTCATACGTCGGGTTGGTTGGGTTCGCCAACACGGCGGCGTACGCGGCGTCGAAAGCCGCGCTCGTCAACCTGACTCGCACGTTGGCGCTCGATCATGCGCGCGAGGGCGTGCGCGTCAATGCCGTGTGCCCCGGCAGTGTGGATACCGACATGATCCACGACGCGTGGAAAAAGTTTGGCGATGTGGAAGAGGCGAAGCGTGTGTGGGCGGAGAAACATCCGCTTGGCAGGATTGCGCGGGCAGATGAAGTGGCAAACGCAATTTTGTTCCTCGCCAGCGACGAGGCGAGTTTCATCACGGGCGTCGCTTTGCCTGTGGATGGCGGTATCACAGCGGCTTAA